The proteins below are encoded in one region of Fibrella aestuarina BUZ 2:
- a CDS encoding DUF3291 domain-containing protein: MVTLSVLKFAPGDRYRAFANMGRWSMKPFDAPGLQFQKMMGTGKNFGLWPDFSQYVFLATWASEADAMRFFASDAWQPFLPVTQSGVPSPGESTRGESTPGADLPGLGTLFLEPFKSHGRWGGTNPFEASDERPQAPHPALPVAVLTRATIRTSKLFDFWRNVPAARQRLTGQGDKLLLAIGSGEVPLVQQCTLSVWRDAATVDQFAYRQSGHKEIVKKTRQRNWYSEELFARFWVVRAEGSLGKLVGN; encoded by the coding sequence ATGGTTACCCTTTCCGTACTGAAATTTGCCCCGGGCGACCGGTATCGAGCCTTTGCCAACATGGGTCGCTGGAGTATGAAGCCCTTTGACGCGCCGGGTCTGCAATTCCAGAAGATGATGGGTACGGGCAAAAACTTCGGCCTCTGGCCCGACTTTTCGCAATATGTTTTTTTGGCGACCTGGGCGAGCGAGGCCGATGCCATGCGCTTCTTCGCGTCTGATGCCTGGCAACCGTTTCTGCCCGTAACTCAATCAGGCGTACCCAGCCCCGGCGAATCCACGCGGGGCGAATCCACGCCGGGCGCGGACTTGCCGGGGCTGGGTACGTTGTTTCTGGAGCCGTTCAAATCACATGGCCGATGGGGCGGTACAAACCCCTTTGAGGCCTCAGACGAACGCCCGCAGGCCCCGCACCCCGCGCTGCCCGTGGCTGTACTCACCCGAGCGACCATCCGCACCAGCAAGCTGTTCGACTTCTGGCGGAACGTACCTGCCGCGCGGCAACGCCTGACCGGGCAGGGCGACAAGCTGTTACTGGCTATCGGATCCGGCGAGGTGCCGCTGGTGCAGCAATGCACGCTCAGTGTCTGGCGCGATGCCGCCACCGTCGATCAGTTTGCGTATCGGCAGAGCGGCCACAAAGAAATTGTGAAGAAAACCCGGCAGCGCAACTGGTACTCTGAAGAACTGTTTGCCCGGTTCTGGGTCGTCAGGGCGGAGGGGAGTTTGGGTAAACTCGTCGGCAACTAA
- a CDS encoding glycosyl hydrolase family 95 catalytic domain-containing protein, producing the protein MHSTNTAMRFLLSFCLALLLLCHTTPLLAQLPPRTLTWQFPLPRPHTGVLLGNGTQGIMVWGGGNVLHLTISRTGFWDHRGGVEFTTKTTFPDLKAKLQAGDEAGIKAAFTVPKSGQPSLGRPQQLSGGRLDVTMPKGWLILYGNLFTDRGLLQVVVRDPQQLSHVINIRQAASLEITDIDIPKGLRGKLAFKLIPHYTFVADQLRAASIEEPTWVVKENNGKGAFIQPLPEDDPLLVGYDQVNEQHVYIQTSNLYYNRKTRRFDYPAMQALLDRAPSAIATADTFWASYYRVVPRIALPDPLLQEIIDYGLYKQAIATSPNGLACALQGPFMEEQQLVPWSNDYHFNINVQMIYTPALATNRLANFRPLWRMIGGWMPQLKKNGEAFFGRPGALMLPHAVDDRCHVVGTFWTGTIDHACTAWMAMMAWQNYRYGLDQYDAPKLLDETVWPMLNGAFEGYYAMLEEVSDGQGGKRFSLPVSVSPEYRGAAMNAWGRDASFQLAALHRICRILPQAAAALGKPVDPRWADVDKRLPAYTVISGKFMDEWNLSNERIALWEGMDLIESHRHHSHLGGVYPFATIDLNDPAQRKLVDNSLEAWRFKGAGGWAGWSIPWASILLSRTGQTDAAIKWLHYWKENYVNEGRGTLHNANTNGTSLLGAPDWEKEAKNREVMQLDAGFGALSAVLELLVQNRDDAIYVLPNRPRTWQNLNFDDVRTEGAFLVGATVKEGTVTEVRVKSLAGGKLALVHPFGATYKLNGQAQTGEKIIRDCKAGEVLLLSPL; encoded by the coding sequence ATGCATTCGACCAACACCGCCATGCGCTTTTTGCTTAGTTTCTGTCTTGCCTTACTGCTTCTTTGCCACACCACCCCGCTGCTGGCGCAGTTGCCGCCCCGCACGCTAACCTGGCAGTTTCCGCTGCCCCGGCCCCATACGGGCGTGCTGCTGGGCAATGGTACGCAGGGGATCATGGTCTGGGGCGGTGGTAATGTGTTGCACCTCACCATCAGTCGTACGGGTTTCTGGGACCACCGGGGCGGGGTCGAATTTACCACCAAGACAACTTTTCCCGACCTGAAAGCCAAATTGCAGGCCGGCGATGAAGCCGGGATCAAGGCCGCTTTTACGGTGCCGAAATCGGGGCAACCCTCATTGGGGCGCCCGCAGCAACTAAGTGGCGGGCGGCTCGACGTAACGATGCCCAAAGGCTGGCTCATTCTCTACGGTAACCTCTTTACCGACCGGGGGCTGTTGCAGGTGGTGGTTCGCGACCCGCAGCAACTGAGCCACGTGATCAACATCCGGCAGGCCGCCAGTCTGGAGATTACCGACATCGACATCCCCAAGGGTCTGCGTGGTAAGCTGGCGTTCAAACTGATTCCGCACTACACGTTTGTGGCTGATCAACTGCGGGCGGCAAGTATTGAAGAACCCACCTGGGTCGTAAAAGAAAATAATGGTAAGGGCGCGTTCATTCAGCCGCTGCCCGAAGACGACCCCTTGCTGGTAGGTTACGATCAGGTCAACGAGCAGCACGTCTACATCCAGACCAGCAACCTGTATTACAACCGGAAAACACGCCGGTTCGACTACCCGGCCATGCAGGCGTTGCTCGACCGGGCGCCGTCGGCGATTGCTACCGCCGATACCTTCTGGGCCAGCTATTACCGGGTGGTGCCGCGCATTGCCCTCCCCGACCCGCTTTTGCAGGAAATCATCGACTACGGGTTGTATAAACAGGCTATTGCGACCTCGCCTAACGGCCTGGCCTGCGCCTTGCAAGGGCCGTTCATGGAAGAGCAGCAGCTGGTCCCCTGGAGCAACGACTACCACTTCAACATCAACGTGCAGATGATCTACACGCCTGCGCTGGCGACCAACCGGCTGGCCAATTTCCGGCCCCTGTGGCGGATGATCGGCGGGTGGATGCCACAGTTGAAAAAGAACGGTGAAGCCTTTTTTGGCCGACCGGGTGCTTTGATGCTCCCCCATGCCGTAGATGACCGCTGCCACGTGGTGGGTACGTTCTGGACGGGCACCATCGACCACGCCTGCACCGCCTGGATGGCCATGATGGCCTGGCAAAATTACCGGTATGGCCTCGATCAATACGATGCGCCCAAGTTGCTCGACGAAACGGTCTGGCCCATGCTCAACGGGGCCTTCGAAGGCTATTATGCCATGCTGGAAGAAGTGAGCGACGGGCAAGGCGGCAAGCGCTTCAGCCTGCCCGTGTCGGTGAGCCCGGAATATCGCGGAGCAGCCATGAATGCCTGGGGGCGCGATGCCAGCTTCCAGTTGGCGGCCCTGCACCGGATCTGCCGGATTCTGCCTCAGGCCGCTGCCGCGCTGGGCAAGCCCGTTGATCCGCGTTGGGCCGACGTCGACAAACGCCTTCCGGCCTACACGGTAATCAGTGGCAAGTTTATGGACGAGTGGAACCTCAGCAATGAGCGCATCGCCCTGTGGGAGGGCATGGACCTCATCGAGAGCCACCGGCACCACTCGCACCTCGGCGGTGTGTATCCGTTCGCGACCATCGACCTGAACGACCCGGCGCAGCGCAAGCTGGTCGACAACAGCCTGGAGGCGTGGCGCTTCAAGGGAGCCGGGGGCTGGGCGGGCTGGTCGATTCCGTGGGCGTCGATTCTGCTGAGCCGCACCGGACAGACCGATGCCGCCATCAAATGGCTACACTATTGGAAAGAAAACTACGTGAATGAAGGCCGGGGTACGTTGCACAACGCCAATACCAACGGCACCAGCCTGCTCGGTGCACCCGATTGGGAAAAGGAAGCCAAAAACCGGGAAGTGATGCAACTCGATGCCGGCTTTGGTGCCTTGAGCGCTGTGCTGGAACTGCTGGTGCAAAACCGCGACGATGCCATCTATGTGCTGCCCAACCGACCACGTACCTGGCAAAACCTGAACTTTGACGATGTCCGTACCGAGGGCGCTTTTCTGGTTGGGGCCACTGTAAAAGAAGGCACGGTTACGGAAGTGCGTGTGAAGAGTCTGGCGGGTGGCAAGCTCGCGTTGGTGCATCCGTTCGGCGCTACTTATAAGCTGAATGGACAGGCACAAACCGGTGAAAAAATAATCCGCGACTGCAAGGCAGGCGAAGTACTACTACTTAGTCCACTGTAG